A DNA window from Mobula birostris isolate sMobBir1 chromosome 3, sMobBir1.hap1, whole genome shotgun sequence contains the following coding sequences:
- the LOC140195176 gene encoding ankyrin repeat domain-containing protein SOWAHB-like, whose protein sequence is MFTYSRGMAEAFSQEAVLDFLLRHHGKVRNVDLTAYFRSFLRDPEWQPQNREQFKKFVNSLAVVRVEDGVKYIVLKKRYAEFIPEEVSTPREVEREKAKPRVAKCSLPRDSRRVSGPPSALRPELRHRQGKAPRGSGRTRRPPNYSAGENPDVSCGVVQARNTSSGGLPAVVRGGNRADEASRSQPEPAREVSKRASEDQPVRQRGRTASVLNNVERSVACKPKAQSAREHKSNRSPAASVECTGDTAKLFSGDGPVWASTASPILSHGAPPVAKYKERKHTDEELPDCNSVKPVPEFAPCKYSDNSTGNLVEVYASQRTEEIPPCGTKLASHCGGLSSKTGRSNPKVPEEPLTGGVVLVSPVRSGERIPQNQGELGCRPLAASGQPMGNGWYPEKDSSEIPLKGMNGPPHNMLPLSKVKNHTTVPKVIDAPLNVKDPPASSMQTSNHREWGKEEPLKYKGPSEESSLVPLNPKEHQWIVQMAAGLFEQARALFCENPNFAIKKDFISGYTILHWIAKHGNHRELTRFINCAKNCKVTLNVNIRSNCGYTPLHIATMYRQIKVIQYLVNKCKANLNIRDHSGKKPWQYLNSDSPRGYFQLLGAPQHKLAKPSQISSTFSAKDISRQKSSTAVTRRSSFSALIRSPQLMHKFMHLHSIHEEDEKMD, encoded by the coding sequence ATGTTTACATACTCCCGAGGGATGGCCGAAGCTTTCAGTCAGGAGGCCGTTTTGGATTTCCTTCTTCGCCACCATGGAAAGGTGCGGAATGTGGATTTGACCGCTTATTTCAGAAGCTTCTTGAGGGACCCTGAGTGGCAGCCGCAGAACCGAGAGCAGTTTAAAAAGTTTGTCAACTCGCTGGCCGTGGTGAGGGTGGAAGACGGTGTTAAATACATCGTCCTGAAGAAAAGATACGCGGAATTCATCCCCGAAGAGGTTTCTACTCCAAGAGAGGTTGAACGTGAGAAGGCGAAACCGAGGGTAGCCAAATGTAGCCTGCCTCGGGATAGTCGGCGGGTTTCGGGGCCACCGAGTGCACTCAGACCCGAACTAAGGCATCGGCAAGGTAAGGCTCCGAGAGGGAGCGGCAGGACCCGGCGGCCGCCCAACTACTCAGCCGGAGAGAATCCGGACGTTTCCTGCGGCGTTGTACAGGCGCGGAACACCTCGTCCGGAGGACTGCCCGCCGTGGTGCGAGGTGGAAACCGCGCCGATGAGGCGAGTCGCTCACAGCCCGAGCCGGCCAGGGAAGTCAGCAAAAGAGCGAGTGAGGATCAACCGGTTCGTCAAAGGGGTCGCACTGCGTCAGTGCTCAACAACGTTGAAAGATCTGTTGCTTGTAAGCCAAAAGCACAGAGCGCCAGAGAACATAAAAGCAACAGAAGTCCCGCTGCTTCTGTAGAGTGTACAGGTGACACTGCGAAATTGTTCAGTGGTGATGGACCTGTTTGGGCTTCCACAGCCTCGCCTATCCTTTCTCATGGTGCCCCGCCTGTTGCTAAATATAAAGAACGAAAACATACCGATGAAGAACTTCCAGACTGCAATTCTGTAAAACCCGTCCCTGAATTCGCACCGTGTAAATATAGCGATAATTCCACTGGAAATCTTGTAGAAGTGTACGCTTCTCAGAGAACAGAGGAAATTCCTCCTTGTGGTACAAAACTGGCCAGTCATTGTGGGGGCTTGTCTTCGAAGACAGGCCGGAGCAATCCAAAAGTACCAGAAGAGCCATTGACTGGTGGGGTCGTGCTGGTGTCGCCTGTACGTTCAGGAGAACGTATCCCTCAGAACCAGGGAGAACTGGGTTGTAGGCCGCTGGCTGCGAGTGGGCAGCCAATGGGTAATGGATGGTATCCTGAAAAAGATTCGTCTGAAATCCCTCTTAAAGGGATGAATGGACCTCCTCACAACATGCTACCACTTTCAAAAGTCAAGAATCATACGACTGTTCCGAAAGTAATTGATGCACCTCTGAACGTAAAGGATCCGCCAGCAAGTTCAATGCAGACCTCAAACCACAGAGAATGGGGAAAGGAGGAACCCTTAAAATATAAAGGACCATCTGAGGAATCTTCATTGGTTCCACTTAACCCAAAAGAGCATCAGTGGATAGTGCAAATGGCTGCAGGATTGTTTGAACAAGCGCGAGCCTTATTCTGTGAAAACCCCAATTTTGCCATAAAAAAAGACTTTATTTCTGGATATACAATCCTTCACTGGATAGCAAAGCATGGCAACCATCGTGAGCTCACTAGATTCATTAATTGTGCAAAAAATTGTAAGGTTACTTTAAATGTGAACATTAGATCTAACTGTGGCTATACTCCTCTGCATATAGCCACTATGTATAGACAAATAAAAGTTATTCAATACCTAGTTAACAAATGTAAGGCAAATCTTAATATAAGGGACCATAGTGGCAAAAAACCTTGGCAGTACCTGAATAGTGATTCTCCGAGAGGCTATTTCCAGCTGTTGGGTGCTCCTCAACATAAGCTTGCAAAGCCTTCTCAAATAAGCAGCACATTCTCAGCTAAGGACATCAGCAGGCAAAAATCATCTACTGCTGTTACTAGAAGATCATCATTTTCTGCGCTCATTAGATCCCCTCAACTAATGCACAAATTTATGCACTTGCATTCAATACATGAGGAAGATGAAAAAATGGACTGA